GCTGAGCGATCCCGCGCAGGTGGAATCGCTCATGACGGCGGAAGAATACGAGACGTATATTTCGGAGCAAGGCAATTAATTCCACTTGATGCGCTACATCCCCAACACGCCGCAGGACCAGAAGCGCCTACTCGACGCCGTCGGCGCGCCTTCCGTCGAGGCGCTTTTCGAAAGCATCCCGGAGGAATTGCGCTTACGGGGAAAGATCGGCCTTCCCGACGCGCTCGCGGAAAACCAGGTGCGCAAGGAGATGGAGCGCCTCACGGGTCGTAACCGCCCGACGACGGATTATGTATCCTTCCTCGGCGCGGGGGCGTACCACCATTACGTACCGGCCGCGCTCAACCACCTCCTCCAACGCGCCGAGTTTCTGACGGCCTACACGCCCTACCAGCCCGAGCGTAGCCAGGGAACGCTACAGGCCATCTTCGAGTACCAGACCATGATGTCCATGCTCTCGGGTCTCGACATCGCAAACGCCTCCATGTACGACGGCGCCTCGGCTTCCGCGGAGGCGTGCCTCATGTCGCTGCGCCTCCGGCCCGATAGGCGGCGCATCCTCGCCGCGCAAAGCGTCGATCCCGAGTACCGCGAGATCATGCACACCTACACCGGCCACATCGGTGTCGAGATTATCGAAGTGCCCTTTGAGGAGAAGACGGGGCTGCTCTCGAAAAAGGAGCTGGAAGCGAACCTTGACGAGAGCGTCGCGGCCGTGGTGATTCAGAGCCCCAATTTCTTCGGCGCCATCGAAGACGTGCAAGCCGTGGCCGACGCCGCGCACGGCGCGGGGGCGCTGCTTGTCGCCGCCGTGGCGGAGCCCCTGTCGCTTGCGCTTCTGAAGCCGCCCGGCGAGCAGGGGGCGGACATCGTGGTGGGCGAGGCGCAGGCGTTCGGCCTCGGGCTCCAGTTCGGCGGGCCCTACCTGGGCTTCATGACGGCGCGCGACGAATTCAAACGCCAGATGCCGGGCCGCATCGCGGGGGAGACCGTGGACAAGGACGGCCGGCGCGGCTTCGTGCTCACGCTCGTCACGCGCGAGCCGCACATCCGCCGCGCGCGCGCCACCTCGAACATCTGCACCGACGAGACGCACTGCGCCCTCGCGGCGTCCATCTATCTGTCGCTCATGGGACGCCGCGGACTGCGCCGCATGGCCGAGCACAACGCGCGCAAGGCGCACCTCTTCGCCGAGGCGCTCACCGATATTCCCGGCGTGGAGCGCTCGTTCTCCGCCCCGTTCTTCAACGAGTTCACCGTCCGCCTTCCCCAGCCCTCGCGGGAGGTGCTCACGGATCTCCGGGAGCTAGGCATCGTCGGGGGCTACCCGCTCGTGCGCACCTACCCGGGCCGCGAGCATGAGATCATCGTCTGCGTGACGGAAATGAACCGCCGGCGCGACCTCGTCACGGCCGCGGAGGCGTTCCGGGACGTGCTCCGATGACCCACTCGGAAAAACTCCTCTTCGAGCTCTCCCGCGAGGGACGCGAGGGCGTCTCCTTCGCCGACGA
The DNA window shown above is from Acidobacteriota bacterium and carries:
- the gcvPA gene encoding aminomethyl-transferring glycine dehydrogenase subunit GcvPA, which gives rise to MRYIPNTPQDQKRLLDAVGAPSVEALFESIPEELRLRGKIGLPDALAENQVRKEMERLTGRNRPTTDYVSFLGAGAYHHYVPAALNHLLQRAEFLTAYTPYQPERSQGTLQAIFEYQTMMSMLSGLDIANASMYDGASASAEACLMSLRLRPDRRRILAAQSVDPEYREIMHTYTGHIGVEIIEVPFEEKTGLLSKKELEANLDESVAAVVIQSPNFFGAIEDVQAVADAAHGAGALLVAAVAEPLSLALLKPPGEQGADIVVGEAQAFGLGLQFGGPYLGFMTARDEFKRQMPGRIAGETVDKDGRRGFVLTLVTREPHIRRARATSNICTDETHCALAASIYLSLMGRRGLRRMAEHNARKAHLFAEALTDIPGVERSFSAPFFNEFTVRLPQPSREVLTDLRELGIVGGYPLVRTYPGREHEIIVCVTEMNRRRDLVTAAEAFRDVLR